From the genome of Bordetella sp. H567, one region includes:
- the ggt gene encoding gamma-glutamyltransferase translates to MVVTSQYLASEVGVDILKKGGNAIDAAVAVGYAQAVVNPCCGNIGGGGFMTIHLADGRDTFINFRETAPAGASRDMYLDAKGDLVKGASLFGYRAVATPGTVLGMDTALRKYGRLSRQAVMEPAIRLARDGFDLTRADTDILDTSTAMFRADPEAAKVFLRPDGTPLQPGDRLVQAELARTLQAIADQGPDAFYKGRIPAAVEQASARGGGVIKAADFAAYRITETAPITCNYRGYVFVSAPPPSSGGTTLCEILNILSGYDLRAMGYGSAQSVHVMAEAMRHAYMDRNTYLGDPAFVDNPLGRLLGKSYAAAIREKIAGDRATPSAQVQPGMAPHEKTETTHYSIVDKDGNAVSTTYTVNGRFGAGVIAPGTGFFLNDEMDDFTTKIGAQNLFGLVQGATNAIEPGKRPLSSMAPTLVTRDGKTYMVLGSPGGSRIITITLETAINIIDHGMAPQEAVDAARIHHQWLPDEVYYEKYGLSPDTLNILRGMGYKMVEQTPWGAAELVLVGLPDETRKDGTASSGNDASVSGSVRPGYLYGANDERRPAGSALGY, encoded by the coding sequence ATGGTGGTGACGTCGCAATACCTGGCCTCCGAGGTTGGCGTCGATATTTTGAAAAAAGGCGGCAACGCCATCGATGCGGCGGTCGCGGTGGGCTATGCCCAGGCGGTGGTCAATCCCTGTTGCGGCAATATCGGCGGCGGCGGGTTCATGACGATACACCTGGCCGACGGCCGCGATACCTTCATCAACTTCCGCGAAACGGCGCCGGCCGGCGCATCGCGTGACATGTACCTGGACGCCAAGGGCGACCTGGTCAAGGGCGCCAGCCTGTTCGGCTATCGCGCCGTCGCCACGCCAGGCACCGTGCTTGGCATGGACACCGCGCTGCGCAAATACGGGCGCTTGTCGCGCCAGGCCGTCATGGAGCCGGCCATCAGGCTGGCGCGCGACGGCTTCGACCTGACGCGCGCGGACACCGATATCCTCGACACCAGCACGGCGATGTTTCGCGCCGACCCGGAAGCGGCCAAGGTCTTCCTGCGTCCGGACGGCACACCCTTGCAGCCGGGCGACCGGCTGGTGCAGGCCGAGCTGGCGCGCACCCTGCAGGCGATCGCGGACCAGGGGCCGGATGCTTTCTACAAGGGCCGCATTCCGGCGGCGGTCGAGCAGGCCTCGGCGCGAGGCGGCGGCGTGATCAAGGCGGCGGACTTCGCCGCCTACAGGATCACCGAAACGGCGCCCATCACTTGCAACTACCGGGGTTATGTCTTCGTGTCGGCGCCGCCGCCCAGTTCCGGGGGCACGACCTTGTGCGAGATCCTCAACATCCTGTCCGGCTACGATCTGCGCGCCATGGGCTATGGGTCCGCGCAGTCGGTCCACGTGATGGCCGAGGCCATGCGCCATGCCTACATGGACCGCAACACCTATCTGGGCGATCCCGCCTTCGTGGACAATCCGCTGGGACGGCTGCTCGGCAAATCCTACGCCGCCGCCATACGCGAGAAAATCGCCGGTGACCGTGCCACGCCGTCGGCGCAGGTCCAGCCCGGCATGGCGCCGCATGAAAAAACGGAGACGACGCACTATTCCATCGTCGACAAGGACGGCAATGCCGTGTCCACCACGTATACGGTCAACGGCCGTTTCGGCGCCGGCGTCATCGCGCCGGGCACGGGCTTCTTCCTGAACGACGAGATGGACGACTTCACCACCAAGATCGGCGCGCAGAACCTCTTCGGCCTGGTGCAGGGCGCCACCAATGCCATCGAGCCCGGCAAGCGGCCCTTGTCATCCATGGCGCCCACGCTGGTGACGCGCGACGGCAAGACCTACATGGTGCTGGGATCGCCGGGTGGATCGCGCATCATCACGATCACGCTGGAGACGGCCATCAACATCATCGACCACGGCATGGCGCCACAGGAGGCGGTGGACGCGGCGCGCATCCATCACCAGTGGCTACCGGACGAGGTCTATTACGAAAAATATGGCCTGTCGCCCGATACGCTGAACATCCTGCGCGGCATGGGCTACAAGATGGTGGAACAAACGCCATGGGGTGCGGCTGAACTGGTGCTGGTGGGCCTGCCTGACGAAACGCGCAAGGACGGCACGGCCAGTTCGGGCAACGACGCCTCGGTGTCCGGCTCGGTACGGCCCGGCTATCTGTATGGCGCCAATGACGAACGCCGCCCCGCTGGGTCGGCACTGGGGTATTGA
- a CDS encoding SlyX family protein yields MDTEGTQDLARRVKELEIKAGFAEDLLEELNQTVHRQQAQIEKLAQQIGRMRQQMADADEAKDAFRSPREELPPHY; encoded by the coding sequence ATGGACACGGAAGGAACGCAGGATCTGGCGCGGCGCGTCAAGGAACTCGAGATCAAGGCGGGGTTCGCCGAGGATCTCCTGGAGGAGCTGAACCAGACCGTGCACAGGCAGCAGGCGCAGATCGAAAAACTGGCGCAGCAGATCGGCCGGATGCGCCAGCAGATGGCGGACGCGGATGAGGCCAAGGACGCGTTCCGCAGCCCAAGGGAGGAGCTGCCGCCGCATTATTGA
- a CDS encoding glycosyltransferase family 39 protein — MAEIFLPSYFRAGRDSADAETGTARLAVLLAVHGIVWTIASALYRSNLDWAGDMLENYTWGIAWQAGYHKHPPLFAWMTAAWFTVFPHTDVAYFALSVANALLGVCGVVALAHRFLPAREAAVAGLALAVSPIYTTLAIKFNANTVLLSLWPWTAYFFVRYIQTGTRKAALAMGAAAGLAMLGKYFSVALLVGLLLAGWARPAWRARLLQPQALLAVMAGAIVLWPHMRWLVDHGMPTFAYARDRMHEIARPLPAVAADMAVYGLVQVAYLLPSMAFVLLLAGHARGRAAKLMLHGYVRRSLQRDLWWLAMGTFLAICALAMVTRTHLSSLWGNTQWFAITVFWLAVLANAGVRLDMRRIPVVMAVYWALTLALSAGGGYLKAVHHDRLAMEPRQALARAAHDAWDRGTAQPLRIVAGNDKEARAVSFYARERIHYWDVLDPAATPWVTEADVRREGVLFVCRDDDAHCQRAASSFSGEEPMTITVHKTTWGIRMPERHYVLFLLPPGKPAGADVTTARMTAPVAP, encoded by the coding sequence ATGGCAGAAATCTTCCTTCCTTCGTATTTTCGCGCCGGCCGCGACAGCGCGGACGCCGAAACCGGCACGGCGCGCCTGGCGGTGCTGCTGGCCGTCCATGGCATCGTCTGGACGATTGCGTCAGCCCTGTACCGGTCCAATCTGGATTGGGCAGGCGATATGCTCGAAAACTATACCTGGGGCATCGCCTGGCAAGCGGGCTATCACAAGCATCCCCCGCTGTTCGCCTGGATGACCGCGGCCTGGTTCACCGTCTTTCCGCATACCGACGTCGCGTATTTCGCGCTTTCCGTGGCGAACGCGCTGTTGGGCGTGTGCGGCGTCGTGGCGCTGGCGCACCGTTTCCTGCCGGCGCGCGAAGCCGCGGTGGCCGGCCTGGCCCTGGCCGTATCCCCCATCTACACCACGCTGGCGATCAAGTTCAACGCGAATACCGTGCTGTTGTCCCTATGGCCATGGACCGCGTATTTCTTCGTGCGGTATATCCAGACGGGCACGCGCAAGGCCGCGCTGGCGATGGGTGCCGCGGCGGGCCTCGCGATGCTGGGTAAATATTTCTCCGTCGCGCTGCTCGTCGGCCTGCTGCTGGCGGGCTGGGCCCGGCCGGCCTGGCGCGCGCGGCTGCTGCAGCCGCAGGCGCTGCTGGCGGTCATGGCGGGCGCCATCGTGCTGTGGCCGCACATGCGATGGCTGGTGGATCACGGCATGCCCACCTTCGCCTACGCGCGCGATCGCATGCATGAGATCGCGCGGCCTTTGCCGGCGGTGGCCGCCGATATGGCCGTCTATGGCCTCGTGCAGGTGGCCTACCTGCTTCCCAGCATGGCGTTCGTGCTGCTGCTGGCCGGACATGCGCGCGGCCGCGCGGCCAAACTGATGCTGCATGGCTATGTGCGACGCTCGCTGCAGCGGGACCTGTGGTGGCTGGCCATGGGCACTTTCCTGGCGATATGCGCGCTGGCCATGGTGACGCGGACACATCTGTCTTCGCTGTGGGGCAATACTCAGTGGTTCGCGATCACGGTGTTCTGGCTGGCGGTACTCGCCAACGCGGGCGTCCGGCTCGACATGCGGCGCATTCCGGTCGTGATGGCGGTGTACTGGGCCCTGACGCTGGCCTTGTCCGCCGGCGGCGGCTACCTGAAGGCCGTCCATCACGACAGGCTGGCGATGGAGCCACGCCAGGCGCTGGCGCGGGCGGCGCACGACGCATGGGACCGCGGCACGGCACAGCCCCTGCGTATCGTCGCCGGCAACGACAAAGAGGCAAGGGCGGTGTCGTTCTACGCGCGCGAACGCATACATTACTGGGACGTCCTCGATCCGGCCGCCACGCCGTGGGTCACGGAAGCAGACGTCCGCCGCGAAGGCGTCTTGTTCGTGTGCCGCGACGACGACGCGCATTGCCAGCGTGCCGCGTCGTCCTTCAGCGGCGAGGAGCCCATGACGATAACGGTGCATAAGACGACTTGGGGCATCCGCATGCCTGAGCGCCACTATGTGCTGTTCCTCCTGCCGCCGGGCAAGCCGGCCGGGGCGGATGTGACGACGGCGCGAATGACCGCCCCCGTGGCGCCCTGA